In one window of Arctopsyche grandis isolate Sample6627 chromosome 6, ASM5162203v2, whole genome shotgun sequence DNA:
- the LOC143913631 gene encoding uncharacterized protein LOC143913631, producing MSNPVPIYSQVLPKSQQQRGLKQTSPSIQNAAQTSRVFSSLRYDPRTPQPGVFDPGFDPLNHNHGGNFGQFNVTQNPEAYSRVDKFARESARRSAREIGSGRLEGGSRMSGNRRDRQGGLHVRQAEHRINLRSLSLNESASRFQGQIDRTPTDYHSQSRDNSRDPVLPIREGSREVIYRENTGQFSTPYRESIRETSLSKDTTKDLFIPCRDNNRDQRELPSKDVLRSSSKDHYLLRSNRDGTKDSAVGRDVIYENDGGVRGYNLQTEVLVPDGGNRIHSVRKSNSSHKVTGGGNSSSTVCDKRKFYCREWAFQKIAHCLEQRPVSKTCGALVLGDAGSGKTALCRELSQPGQGPAARQQRALQRRMLARHFLQGQNENSLTMGEFIRTLVMQILNHSTQHRQSLMKTTTSRDSDVLNQSNGNSTSHLDTIFDKPITVAPSAPPLEEDVECLYNTEINLSDGRDEHRVHKTMERIHERDQYNDLLKDNFNEKVLSDEQKQPPPRVLNTNPFLPNFGKLEEGEYKLYENHENLFLRNQSQNHKESKSSRLHRQQSEPPCSDKKSAILQKSLSTDSKNSNSSKFEYPIESAQIGRGCDKSNIDNKTESSSISKDLNSETKEKAQKENEQSDLNNFKSPLSPGGNVSKISRIPVASFKYPNVAGLSSTENSPSKLSNRSLKDGQRSSASDNSTSDTKEPGSKTSNDKKLILANATDENKKSESMNDTKPVLDELPEYQNVLKPPSCPKKLSPKMGRPGEYPLAHLISNDNVLNSPDYDPNIDYSKSFGIDALKISEQKHLDANPSKITNNNSEDVPPPIPSLPVNPRTLIANFYYEKLLSEPEIQQSLLPHNLEKNPDDCFKKALLFPLLEIDPPKQCLFLLVDSIDETPLINSGINSTLTREREKSGSDSGNSARNANSSKTIAELLANHHHLFPQWLLLVCTARKQSKYLTKMFTGFRKISLDDLRKNHVTLDVQRYILARLDSEPRLRQHVSRDAAQALDHLRIKSNGCFLYLERVLDGLADGSVALREIREIPGTLNGLYLWLCQRLFHGRKFAKVQPLLNILLAAKCGVDVEMLYRCLLTTNYTITREDFNKRLHLLKRILTLDTTSGVLSIFHHSFSEWLLDVKHCTRRFLCNAVSGHAALAMYYTLRARRLAPVEIHCLVLHMTRLEQHHNALRDSKPSIEPSHEQSTEKSLPSSSTYSNFKSEIVDPNSLDFHTLILLWILDSGCRIETSLKRQVDNIGKELGGLALSANNQEAIESGLPEKLFNKSPSISLYGDNLPKHSSNYSLGVTSLSGVNNQDIPDFLTNFYCPTLPRDTKVLRALLEMGAQVEIWPDNSTSMIEDQPLNGEDVEPEVDGEISTCDIRASQISLEHLLMLEADEAAEEAACFQEEALLLFDVDPLTGRAPIHLLSQNGEIQALKAALEAYEAVGGSLEFLEVTDRAGQTALQLAARGGRRAAVALLLSKGARADRADSEGWTPLRAAAWGGHTEVVELLLHHGCEVDCVDSDHRTALRAAAWSGHEEIVKLLLAHGADVNKTDLEGRTALIAAAYMGHTEIVNHLLDHEADIDHADSDGRTALAVAALCSAGGEAGRGGCAQLLLERGAAPARPDKDGMTPLLVAAFEGHKEVMELLLEADADPEVADKAGRTPLWAAAAAGHASAVRALLFWGCCVDTIDQDGRTVLSVAAAQGNVEVVRQLVDRGLDEHHRDNAGWTPLHYAAFEGHLDVCEVLLEAGAKVDEKDNDGKGPLMLAAQEGHCRLLELLIEEWVAPVDQHAHDGKTALRVAALEGHYEAVRTLIERGADVNAIDADQRSTLYILALDNRVSMARYLMQKAGADVETRDSEGRTPLHVSAWQGHFDMVNLLLTIGGSSIDARDAERRTPLHSASWRGQGAVVRLLLSAGADPNAQCDQGATPLGIASQEGHEECVLWLLQHGANPKHSDHCGRTPAKVALRAGHLHVCRLLEKWGAVPSHPSLQPDISTNTSGSTAETKACSASLSNARLSPLPIAGHNQGKDCSPDSKRRSVHSSNSTKSSSNLTTSTVSSHQEVVPPAPPPHARLPCPTEPVKEVPANRGNLALSFAQQVVRCGRRGGRNESGHAPGVVSPLYATPPHSPLSDVCSPTQPQLPINPTGFDRHFHRDTHMRIILGRENKHSPPTAIDHRDRQRTGIVALGNTAGAARLSCRKLVGSIGKIARRKKTTSPIVAGKTKRNGIVTNPAMRLVANMKNGLDSAAANLRRTGVALAASASSNNPAVKTNAFQWKRETPL from the exons ATGTCGAACCCGGTACCTATATACAGTCAGGTGCTACCCAAAAGTCAGCAGCAAAGAGGACTTAAGCAGACGTCTCCTAGTATTCAAAACGCTGCTCAAACATCGCGCGTGTTTTCGAGTCTCCGATACGACCCCAGAACCCCACAACCCGGCGTATTTGATCCTGGGTTTGATCCCCTGAATCACAATCATGGGGGCAATTTCGGACAGTTCAATGTCACACAAAATCCTGAAGCTTACTCGCGTGTGGATAAATTCGCGAGAGAGTCGGCGAGAAGGAGTGCACGAGAAATTGGATCTGGACGGTTAGAAGGTGGATCCCGGATGAGTGGGAACAGAAGAGATAGACAAGGAGGACTACACGTGAGGCAAGCTGAACATAGGATTAATCTTAG ATCTTTGTCGCTAAACGAATCTGCATCTAGATTTCAAGGACAAATTGATAGGACTCCAACAGATTACCATAGTCAGTCACGAGATAATTCTCGTGATCCAGTATTACCCATTAGAGAAGGCTCCAGAGAAGTAATTTACAGGGAAAACACAGGTCAATTTTCAACGCCTTACAGAGAATCAATTCGAGAGACATCTCTAAGTAAAGATACGACAAAGGATTTATTTATTCCTTGTCGTGATAATAATCGAGATCAAAGAGAATTGCCTTCTAAAGACGTTCTCAGGAGTTCTAGTAAAGATCATTACCTGTTAAGATCTAACCGGGATGGAACTAAAGATTCTGCAGTAGGAAGAGATGTCATATATGAAAATGATGGTGGTGTCAGAGGATACAATTTACAAACTGAAGTTTTAGTGCCAGACGGCGGGAATAGGATTCATTCTGTAAGGAAATCTAACTCGTCTCATAAAGTTACTGGAGGCGGTAATTCATCTTCGACTGTATGTGACAAAAGAAAGTTTTACTGCAGAGAGTGGGCCTTTCAAAAAATTGCACACTGTCTGGAGCAAAGACCAGTTAGCAAGACTTGCGGTGCTCTCGTCTTgg gcgATGCTGGCAGTGGTAAAACAGCATTATGTCGTGAACTTTCACAACCAGGCCAGGGACCAGCTGCTAGACAACAAAGAGCTTTGCAAAGAAGAATGCTTGCTAGGCATTTTTTGcag gGTCAAAATGAAAATAGCCTTACTATGGGTGAATTTATTCGTACTCTTGTAATGCAAATACTTAATCATTCCACTCAACATCGTCAGTCTTTAATGAAAACTACAACTTCACGTGATTCTGATGTGTTAAATCAAAGTAATGGTAATTCCACATCACATTTAGATACCATTTTTG ATAAACCTATTACTGTTGCCCCATCGGCCCCTCCTCTGGAAGAAGATGTAGAATGCTTATATAATACAGagattaatttatctgatggACGGGATGAGCATCGTGTACACAAAACAATGGAACGCATACACGAAAGAGATCAATATAACGATTTATTAAAAGACAATTTCAATGAAAAG gtATTGTCCGATGAGCAGAAACAACCGCCTCCGAGAGTTTTGAATACTAATCCATTTCTTCCTAATTTTGGAAAACTTGAAGAAGGCGAATACAAACTTTACGAAAACCatgagaatttatttttaagaaatcaaTCACAAAATCACAAAGAATCAAAGTCATCCAGGTTGCATAGACAACAATCCGAACCACCATGTTCTGATAAAAAGTCTGCAATTTTACAGAAGAGTCTTTCCACAGACTCAAAAAATTCTAACAGTTCAAAATTTGAGTATCCTATTGAAAGTGCTCAAATCGGCAGAGGTTGTGATAAAAGTAATATTGATAATAAAACTGAATCGTCCAGTATTTCTAAAGACTTAAATTCAGAAACCAAAGAAAAGGCTCAAAAAGAAAATGAACAGTCtgatttgaataatttcaaatcaccATTGAGTCCGGGTGGAAATGTATCCAAAATATCAAGGATACCAGTGGCTAGTTTCAAATATCCAAATGTAGCAGGCTTGAGTTCTACTGAGAACTCTCCTTCAAAATTGTCAAATCGATCCCTAAAAGATGGTCAACGAAGTTCCGCTAGTGATAATTCAACTAGTGATACTAAAGAGCCAGGTTCCAAAACATCtaatgataaaaaattaattttagctAATGCtactgatgaaaataaaaaaagtgaatCTATGAATGATACCAAACCTGTCCTTGATGAATTACCGGAGTatcaaaatgttttaaaacCACCTAGTTGCCCAAAGAAATTGAGCCCTAAAATGGGAAGACCCGGTGAATATCCTTTGGCTCATTTGATCTCAAATGATAACGTTTTGAATAGTCCTGATTATGATCCAAATATTGATTATTCTAAATCGTTTGGTATAGATGCGCTAAAAATATCCGAGCAAAAACATCTCGATGCAAATCCTTCTAAAATAACTAACAATAATAGTGAAGATGTACCACCACCTATTCCTAGTTTGCCTGTCAATCCTAGAACGTTAATAGCTAATTTTTATTATGAGAAGCTTCTCTCGGAACCAGAAATTCAACAATCACTTCTTCCACATAACCTTGAAAAGAATCCAGACGATTGTTTCAAGAAAGCACTTTTATTTCCATTGTTAGAAATTGATCCACCAAAACAGTGTTTGTTTTTGTTGGTTGATTCAATCGATGAAACGCCATTAATTAATTCGGGAATAAATTCTACGTTGACGAGAGAAAGGGAGAAAAGTGGTTCCGATTCTGGAAACAGCGCTAGAAATGCCAACAGTTCTAAAACGATCGCGGAGCTATTAGCTAATCACCATCATCTTTTTCCTCAGTGGTTGTTGCTCGTATGCACGGCACGCAAACAATCCAAATATCTCACGAAAATGTTTACAG gtTTTCGTAAAATTTCGTTGGATGATCTGAGAAAAAATCATGTCACTCTTGATGTCCAGAGATACATATTGGCGAGGCTGGACAGCGAACCTCGATTGAGACAGCATGTATCTCGCGATGCTGCTCAAGCATTAGATCATCTTAGAATTAAATCTAATGGATGTTTCTTATATTTGGAAAGAGTTTTGGATGGATTGGCTGATGGTTCAGTTGCATTACGAGAAATAAGGGAAATACCTGGGACTCTTAATGGCTTGTATTTATGGCTATGTCAACGCCTGTTTCACGGAAGAAAATTTGCAAag GTTCAACCATTATTAAATATTCTGCTTGCTGCTAAATGTGGAGTTGATGTAGAAATGCTTTATAGATGTCTATTGACAACGAACTACACAATTACTAGAGAAGATTTTAATAAGAGGCTGCATTTGCTGAAACG aatccTAACATTGGACACAACTTCTGgtgttttgtcaatttttcatcATTCATTTTCGGAGTGGTTGTTGGATGTTAAACATTGTACGAGGAGATTTTTATGCAATGCTGTTTCTGGGCATGCTGCACttgctatgtattatacattgcGTGCCCGTCGTTTGGCACCAGTTGAAATTCATTGCCTAGTATTACACATGACACGTTTAGAGCAGCATCATAATGCATTGcg AGACTCAAAGCCCTCCATTGAACCAAGTCATGAACAGAGTACAGAGAAATCTTTGCCATCTTCGTCGACGTATTCCAATTTCAAATCAGAAATCGTTGATCCAAATTCTTTAGATTTTCACACTCTCATTTTGTTATGGATCCTCGATTCCGGATGTCGAATAGAAACATCACTCAAACGACAGGTCGATAATATTGGGAAGGAATTGGGAGGGCTGGCTTTAAGTGCGAATAATCAAGAAGCTATAGAATCTGGACTACCAGAAAAACTGTTTAACAAGTCTCCTTCCATTTCTTTGTATGGAGACAATTTGCCAAAACATAGTTCTAATTATTCTTTGG gTGTAACGTCTTTGTCTGGTGTGAACAACCAAGACATTCCCGACTTTTTAACAAACTTTTACTGTCCAACTTTGCCGAGGGATACTAAAGTTCTACGAGCGCTTTTGGAAATGGGTGCTCAAGTTGAAATATGGCCTGACAATTCTACCTCTATGATTGAAGATCAACCTCTCAACGGTGAAGACGTTGAGCCAGAAGTAGACGGAGAAATTTCAACCTGTGATATTAGAGCTAGTCAA atttctTTAGAACATCTACTTATGCTAGAAGCCGATGAAGCCGCAGAGGAGGCAGCTTGTTTCCAAGAAGAAGCTCTTTTATTATTCGATGTTGATCCTTTAACTGGGCGTGCTCCTATCCATTTACTTAGTCAAAATGGCGAGATTCAAGCACTAAAAGCTGCTCTAGAA GCGTACGAGGCTGTTGGTGGTTCTTTGGAATTTTTAGAAGTGACAGATCGTGCTGGTCAAACAGCTTTACAGTTAGCTGCACGTGGTGGACGAAGAGCTGCTGTTGCTTTATTACTGTCTAAAGGAGCAAGAGCTGATCGTGCAGACTCTGAAGGTTGGACTCCTCTTAGGGCTGCTGCTTGGGGAGGCCATACAGAA gTTGTAGAACTTTTATTACATCATGGCTGTGAAGTTGACTGTGTAGATAGCGATCATAGAACTGCTTTaag AGCTGCAGCTTGGTCAGGTCACGaagaaattgtaaaattattattagccCATGGTGCAGATGTGAACAAAACTGATTTAGAGGGACGTACAGCATTGATTGCCGCTGCTTACATGGGACACACTGAAATTGTCAATCATCTTTTAGATCACGAGGCAGATATAGATCATGCAGATTCAGATG GACGAACGGCTCTCGCGGTTGCAGCATTGTGTTCAGCCGGTGGCGAAGCTGGTCGTGGAGGCTGTGCTCAGTTATTGTTGGAGCGCGGAGCTGCTCCCGCACGACCTGATAAAGACGGCATGACTCCACTCTTGGTAGCAGCTTTTGAAGGTCATAA ggAAGTTATGGAGCTTTTATTAGAAGCAGATGCAGATCCAGAGGTGGCTGACAAGGCCGGTAGAACTCCTTTGTGGGCTGCTGCAGCAGCTGGTCATGCTTCAGCAGTTCGTGCTTTGCTCTTTTGGGGTTGTTGTGTAGATACCATAGATCAAGATGGACGCACTGTATTGAGTGTAGCTGCAGCTCAag GCAATGTTGAAGTCGTAAGGCAATTAGTAGATCGAGGATTGGATGAACATCATAGAGACAACGCTGGTTGGACACCATTACATTATGCAGCTTTTGAAG GGCATTTGGATGTATGTGAAGTATTATTAGAAGCTGGTGCTAAAGTAGATGAAAAAGATAACGACGGTAAAGGACCATTAATGCTGGCTGCTCAAGAAGGACACTGCCG attattgGAACTTCTTATTGAAGAATGGGTGGCCCCGGTTGACCAACACGCTCATGATGGAAAAACAGCTCTACG AGTTGCTGCTCTAGAAGGGCACTATGAAGCTGTGCGAACTTTAATCGAACGTGGTGCGGATGTAAATGCCATTGATGCAGATCAACGTAGCACTTTATATATTCTTGCATTAGACAACAGGGTGTCTATGGCGCGATATTTGATGCAAAAAGCAGGTGCTGATGTGGAAACACGAGATAGTGAG gggAGAACGCCATTACATGTTTCGGCATGGCAAGGTCACTTCGATATGGTCAATTTGCTTCTAACTATAG gTGGTTCTTCTATAGATGCAAGAGATGCCGAGAGACGAACACCTTTACATTCTGCCAGTTGGAGAGGCCAGGGGGCTGTTGTGAGATTGCTGTTATCAGCAGGTGCTGATCCTAATGCTCAGTGTGATCAAGGAGCTACACCTTTAG GCATCGCTTCTCAAGAAGGTCACGAGGAATGTGTACTTTGGTTATTACAACACGGAGCTAATCCAAAACATTCAGATCATTGTG GGAGAACACCAGCTAAAGTTGCTCTAAGAGCTGGGCATCTACATGTTTGTAGGTTACTTGAAAAATGGGGTGCTGTTCCTTCACATCCTTCTTTACAGCCCGATATTAGCACTAATACAAGTG GTTCAACTGCTGAAACTAAAGCATGTTCGGCATCATTGAGTAATGCTCGACTTTCTCCTCTTCCAATAGCTGGTCACAATCAAGGAAAAGATT GTTCTCCTGATTCAAAGAGAAGAAGCGTCCACAGTTCCAACTCTACAAAGAGCAGCTCAAATCTAACAACATCAACAGTTAGTTCTCATCAAGAAGTAGTTCCACCTGCTCCTCCACCACATGCACGCCTACCTTGTCCTACAGAGCCCGTAAAGGAAGTTCCTGCT aatcgtGGAAATCTCGCTCTTTCTTTTGCTCAACAAGTTGTAAGATGTGGTCGACGGGGAGGAAGAAATGAATCTGGACATGCACCCGGTGTCGTCTCTCCTCTGTATGCTACCCCTCCGCACAGTCCGTTGAGCGATGTTTGCAGTCCAACACAACCTCAGCTACCGATAAATCCCACTGGATTTG ATCGTCATTTTCATAGAGATACCCACATGCGAATAATTCTCGGACGTGAGAATAAACATTCGCCTCCGACGGCCATCGATCATAGAGATAG GCAGCGGACGGGCATTGTAGCTCTTGGCAACACAGCCGGTGCCGCTCGCCTTTCGTGCCGTAAACTCGTCGGCTCAATTGGCAAGATTGCTAGAAGGAAAAAAACCACATCCCCCATTGT tgCTGGAAAAACAAAAAGGAATGGAATAGTTACAAACCCTGCCATGCGACTTGTTGCTAATATGAAAAATGGTCTAG attctgCCGCAGCAAATCTTAGACGTACTGGAGTAGCATTAGCTGCGTCAGCAAGCTCAAATAACCCAGCTGTGAAAACAAATGCGTTTCAGTGGAAACGAGAGACGCCTTTGTGA